The nucleotide sequence ATGGGCGAAGAGCTATCCAGTCGACGACTGGGAACTGCGCCGTGACGAACGTATCATCAAGCTACAGGGTGAAGGTAACGCGCTGGTTAATGACCCCGGCAAGCTTGTGGAGCTATGTGGTTAAAGTCGATGGGTTCTCGGTCATCGACTAGGGCTTGTTAACACCGATTGTGTCCAGGCAACACCCGCTCCCGAGTAGATCCCCCGACGGGACTTGGCCGGTATCAGCGGTATACTGACACCTACCTGAATCTACTCGTCCAGAAAATGGACAGAATGGGTTGTATCTGTCCATCAATCTGCGCAATTTAATAGACAGATGAAAAATTGCTATCTCGTTGATTTTTCGGAAAAATCACGCAGTCCATTTAGAACGAACTTGGGTGTGGCTCTTGAGAAGGCGCAACCGTTCGGGACCAAGGCCAAGCAGGTGCTGTCCGACAAGCTGTACCGCCGGCAGGTGCGGGTCGAGGTGCTGGAGCAGGATCGTTATGGCCGCAACGTTGGCCGCATCTGGCTAGGCGACGAGGATGTCAATCTCGGCCAGTTGCGCGCCGGTTATGCCTGGCACTACCAGCAGTACGCGCGCAAGGGGCAGTCGGCGCAGGAGTTCAGTCTCTACGAGCAAACGCAGCAGACCGCGCAGCAGCAGCGCCAAGGCTTGTGGCACGATGCTGCGCCGGTGCCGCCGTGGGATTTCCGGCGTCAGCAGCGTGCCCAGTAGTATTCAGCCGGCCGGCGGTTGCCACAGGTTGGCCGCCTCGTGCACGAGCTGGGGGCAGCTGAGGCCGTTGTTGGCGTGCTCGCGCAGCAGGCTGTAGTCGCCGTGGCGGTGGTGAGCGCGCAGTGCCAGTTGCTCCAGGCAATCCCGCGCGTGCGGATCGGCGGCATAGGGCTGCAGTTGTTGCAGCAGGTCGAGGATGGCCTGGTTGAGTGGGATGCGCTTGCCGCTGCGCACGTCGTGGAT is from Vogesella indigofera and encodes:
- a CDS encoding thermonuclease family protein is translated as MKNCYLVDFSEKSRSPFRTNLGVALEKAQPFGTKAKQVLSDKLYRRQVRVEVLEQDRYGRNVGRIWLGDEDVNLGQLRAGYAWHYQQYARKGQSAQEFSLYEQTQQTAQQQRQGLWHDAAPVPPWDFRRQQRAQ